From one Trifolium pratense cultivar HEN17-A07 linkage group LG1, ARS_RC_1.1, whole genome shotgun sequence genomic stretch:
- the LOC123920059 gene encoding transcription factor bHLH111, protein MSEECGGNTIATSTTPLNWWYLQASNSLSSNWNDVNKHAWNNQINNPNSSSSCEDQDISVSSTSFTNASNHSSLTVESSRRVFVEPHAPPSSNDFMAEHASDNQLWSHVLSGVGSNGELHNNQEIGENFLDGLASKTMTNTMFDQPACDYLKKLDTTNWEYTNGSTSFNTNFEKHLNGYSEALIENNERLTKLSNLVSTWSIAPPDPEVSSHFDPQTNNNMSNNLNNSSSNMDNHFESDPNCHFKQLPFGDSTSCTIGGVGNKMFPNFHDQDMNKVKQEFNHHASEVMQQGHVFGKSFNPNGYLDGFNNRLNSMGDSNNGKFYQGLPNISPCTKTFSDVISFNSRFGRPILGIHAQRPSMKYSNLSELKKQSLQTPSHMRNSNGRGEGTTREVKKKRSEESSEASLKKPKQDPSTTNSSSKVQAPKVKLADKITALQQIVSPFGKTDTASVLFEAIGYIKYLEEQVQLLSNPYLKANSHKDPRGSYFDRKDKEDAKMDLRSKGLCLVPTSCTPLVYRENTGPDYWTPAYRGCLYR, encoded by the exons ATGAGTGAAGAATGTGGTGGTAACACTATTGCTACATCTACTACACCATTAAATTGGTGGTATCTTCAAGCTTCAAATTCTCTTTCTTCTAATTGGAATGATGTTAATAAACATGCATGGaacaatcaaataaataatcCTAATTCTTCCTCTTCTTGTGAGGATCAAGATATATCTGTTTCTTCTACATCATTCACGAATGCTTCCAATCATTCAAGTCTCACCGTTGAATCATCTCGAAGAGTGTTCGTTGAGCCGCATGCACCACCTTCCTCCAACGACTTCATGGCCGAACATGCTTCGGATAACCAACTTTGGAGTCATGTTCTATC AGGTGTTGGATCAAATGGAGAGTTACACAACAACCAAGAAATTGGAGAGAATTTCTTAGATGGACTTGCATCAAAAACCATGACAAACACTATGTTTGACCAACCAGCTTGTGATTATTTGAAGAAACTTGATACAACAAATTGGGAATATACCAATGGTTCAACTTCATTCAACACTAATTTTGAGAAGCACTTAAATGGATATAGTGAAGCTCTAATTGAGAATAATGAAAGGTTGACAAAATTATCCAATCTTGTTAGCACTTGGTCTATTGCCCCACCTGACCCTGAAGTTAGTAGCCACTTTGATCcacaaacaaacaataatatGTCAAATAATTTGAATAATTCTTCATCCAATATGGATAATCACTTTGAATCTGACCCTAATTGTCATTTCAAACAATTACCTTTTGGAGATTCAACATCATGTACTATTGGAGGAGTAGGTAATAAAATGTTCCCTAATTTTCATGATCAAGACATGAATAAGGTTAAGCAAGAATTTAATCATCATGCAAGTGAAGTGATGCAACAAGGACATGTATTTGGAAAATCATTTAATCCAAATGGTTATCTTGATGGATTCAATAATAGACTTAATTCAATGGGAGATAGCAATAATGGAAAATTTTATCAAGGGTTGCCAAATATTTCACCATGCACAAAAACTTTCTCAGATGTTATATCTTTTAATAGTAGGTTTGGAAGGCCAATTCTTGGAATCCATGCACAAAGGCCTAGCATGAAATACTCAAACTTATCTGAGTTAAAGAAGCAAAGCCTTCAGACACCATCACAT ATGAGAAATAGTAATGGAAGAGGAGAAGGAACAACACGtgaagtaaaaaagaaaagatctGAAGAATCATCAGAAGCAAGTTTGAAGAAACCTAAACAAGATCCATCAACAACAAATTCATCTTCAAAG GTGCAAGCACCTAAAGTCAAGCTAGCAGACAAGATCACAGCCCTTCAACAAATTGTGTCTCCATTTGGAAAG ACAGATACAGCATCTGTGCTGTTTGAAGCAATAGGGTACATAAAGTATCTTGAAGAACAAGTCCAG TTATTAAGCAACCCATACTTGAAGGCAAATTCACACAAG GACCCAAGGGGAAGCTATTTTGATAGAAAAGATAAGGAAGATGCAAAGATGGACCTTCGAAGCAAAGGTCTATGTTTAGTTCCAACTTCATGTACACCTTTAGTTTATAGAGAGAACACTGGACCAGATTACTGGACACCAGCATATAGAGGATGTTTGTAtaggtaa
- the LOC123920034 gene encoding protein indeterminate-domain 4, chloroplastic-like isoform X1: protein MAAASSSTSLFGIREENQSQITTSSDPSSTIPPKKRRNQPGTPKPDAEVIALSPKTLMATNRFICEVCNKGFQREQNLQLHRRGHNLPWKLKQKSNKDPKRKVYLCPEPTCVHHDPSRALGDLTGIKKHYSRKHGEKKWKCEKCSKKYAVQSDWKAHSKTCGTREYRCDCGTLFSRRDSFITHRAFCDALAQENALRHPNPFGSTHHLYSTTNTSHHMNLGQISHQLQNHQNQTNNNILRLGSSSSAPKFEQQLITSQQPLNHHSSFATFFMSDIPNQSSSFEEHQFTNKQLHGLMQLPNLQGNNTNNNVFNLMNNIQDHQQFNNPLINDHHHQSMFDQNMSSDPHMSATTLLQKASQIGSTNSTNNNKGNTNINTAFGNRSSSMENDDDDNNDELHGLINSIANGNTSSSIFGGSDKLTLDFLGVGAMVRNMNSGAGFSQHAMNTTSMASLNHDLKSVQSSQSQHFGSSNFMQ, encoded by the exons ATGGCGGCTGCTTCATCATCTACATCATTATTTGGAATTAGAGAAGAAAATCAAAGTCAGATAACAACTTCTTCAGATCCTTCATCCACAATTCCtccaaagaaaagaagaaatcaaCCAGGAACACCAA AGCCAGATGCAGAAGTGATAGCACTATCTCCCAAGACACTAATGGCAACAAATAGATTTATATGTGAGGTTTGCAATAAAGGGTTTCAAAGGGAACAAAATCTTCAACTTCATAGAAGAGGACACAATCTACCTTGGAAGTTAAAGCAAAAGTCTAACAAAGATCCAAAGAGAAAGGTTTATTTATGTCCTGAACCCACATGTGTTCATCATGATCCTTCAAGAGCTTTAGGAGACCTAACTGGGATTAAGAAGCATTACTCTCGTAAGCATGGTGAGAAGAAATGGAAATGTGAAAAATGTTCAAAGAAATATGCTGTTCAATCTGATTGGAAAGCTCATTCTAAGACTTGTGGCACTAGAGAATATAGATGTGATTGTGGCACCCTCTTCTCTAG GCGTGACAGTTTCATTACTCATAGAGCATTTTGTGATGCACTAGCACAAGAGAATGCATTAAGACACCCTAACCCTTTTGGGAGTACTCATCATTTGTATTCCACAACAAACACAAGCCATCACATGAATTTAGGCCAAATTTCTCATCaattacaaaatcatcaaaACCAAACTAACAACAACATTTTGCGCCTCGGATCATCATCATCGGCGCCAAAATTTGAACAACAATTAATCACATCACAACAACCTTTGAATCATCACTCTTCATTTGCTACATTCTTCATGAGTGATATTCCAAATCAATCATCATCATTTGAAGAACACCAATTTACAAACAAACAACTTCATGGTTTAATGCAACTTCCTAATCTTCAAGGaaacaatacaaacaataatGTTTTCAACCTCATGAATAATATTCAAGATCATCAACAATTCAACAACCCTCTAATtaatgatcatcatcatcaatcaatGTTTGATCAAAACATGTCTAGTGATCCTCACATGTCAGCTACTACATTGCTTCAAAAAGCTTCACAAATTGGTTCAACAAAttcaacaaacaacaacaaaggtAACACTAACATTAACACCGCTTTTGGAAATAGAAGTTCAAGTAtggaaaatgatgatgatgacaacAATGATGAACTTCATGGATTGATAAACTCTATTGCAAATGGAAACACATCATCATCCATATTTGGTGGATCAGATAAGTTAACTTTAGATTTTCTTGGTGTTGGTGCAATGGTTAGAAACATGAATAGTGGTGCTGGATTTTCACAACATGCTATGAATACTACTAGTATGGCTTCTTTGAATCATGACCTAAAATCAGTTCAGTCAAGTCAAAGTCAACACTTTGGAAGCTCAAATTTCATGCAATGA
- the LOC123920034 gene encoding protein indeterminate-domain 4, chloroplastic-like isoform X2 encodes MATNRFICEVCNKGFQREQNLQLHRRGHNLPWKLKQKSNKDPKRKVYLCPEPTCVHHDPSRALGDLTGIKKHYSRKHGEKKWKCEKCSKKYAVQSDWKAHSKTCGTREYRCDCGTLFSRRDSFITHRAFCDALAQENALRHPNPFGSTHHLYSTTNTSHHMNLGQISHQLQNHQNQTNNNILRLGSSSSAPKFEQQLITSQQPLNHHSSFATFFMSDIPNQSSSFEEHQFTNKQLHGLMQLPNLQGNNTNNNVFNLMNNIQDHQQFNNPLINDHHHQSMFDQNMSSDPHMSATTLLQKASQIGSTNSTNNNKGNTNINTAFGNRSSSMENDDDDNNDELHGLINSIANGNTSSSIFGGSDKLTLDFLGVGAMVRNMNSGAGFSQHAMNTTSMASLNHDLKSVQSSQSQHFGSSNFMQ; translated from the exons ATGGCAACAAATAGATTTATATGTGAGGTTTGCAATAAAGGGTTTCAAAGGGAACAAAATCTTCAACTTCATAGAAGAGGACACAATCTACCTTGGAAGTTAAAGCAAAAGTCTAACAAAGATCCAAAGAGAAAGGTTTATTTATGTCCTGAACCCACATGTGTTCATCATGATCCTTCAAGAGCTTTAGGAGACCTAACTGGGATTAAGAAGCATTACTCTCGTAAGCATGGTGAGAAGAAATGGAAATGTGAAAAATGTTCAAAGAAATATGCTGTTCAATCTGATTGGAAAGCTCATTCTAAGACTTGTGGCACTAGAGAATATAGATGTGATTGTGGCACCCTCTTCTCTAG GCGTGACAGTTTCATTACTCATAGAGCATTTTGTGATGCACTAGCACAAGAGAATGCATTAAGACACCCTAACCCTTTTGGGAGTACTCATCATTTGTATTCCACAACAAACACAAGCCATCACATGAATTTAGGCCAAATTTCTCATCaattacaaaatcatcaaaACCAAACTAACAACAACATTTTGCGCCTCGGATCATCATCATCGGCGCCAAAATTTGAACAACAATTAATCACATCACAACAACCTTTGAATCATCACTCTTCATTTGCTACATTCTTCATGAGTGATATTCCAAATCAATCATCATCATTTGAAGAACACCAATTTACAAACAAACAACTTCATGGTTTAATGCAACTTCCTAATCTTCAAGGaaacaatacaaacaataatGTTTTCAACCTCATGAATAATATTCAAGATCATCAACAATTCAACAACCCTCTAATtaatgatcatcatcatcaatcaatGTTTGATCAAAACATGTCTAGTGATCCTCACATGTCAGCTACTACATTGCTTCAAAAAGCTTCACAAATTGGTTCAACAAAttcaacaaacaacaacaaaggtAACACTAACATTAACACCGCTTTTGGAAATAGAAGTTCAAGTAtggaaaatgatgatgatgacaacAATGATGAACTTCATGGATTGATAAACTCTATTGCAAATGGAAACACATCATCATCCATATTTGGTGGATCAGATAAGTTAACTTTAGATTTTCTTGGTGTTGGTGCAATGGTTAGAAACATGAATAGTGGTGCTGGATTTTCACAACATGCTATGAATACTACTAGTATGGCTTCTTTGAATCATGACCTAAAATCAGTTCAGTCAAGTCAAAGTCAACACTTTGGAAGCTCAAATTTCATGCAATGA